TACCGTAACTCTATTATCACCCGTATGGGAATCGAACCCATAACTCCACCTTGAGAGGGTGGCGTCTTAAACCATTTGACCAACGGGCAATTAAACAACACACATAATATTACCTGTAAAGGCAGTCTCCTGTCAACAATATTTATGAATTATTTTTATCTTTTATTTTAATGATTAAAATGTAAATCATCATCCCAATTAAGATGATTGTATAAATAGCACTGACGAAACCAGCATATTCCATAATGATCCAGCCTGTGATTCTGGCACTAGCCATTAGTAACATTGATAAAACGCCAAACATGACGATTTTACGTAGGAGATTTTGATAGATCTCATTGAATTTCTTTTGATTATTCTTCATTAAATCACTCCTGAAATAGCTAAACCGGCGAAAATAGCTAAGAAGTTATTTAAAAAATGGACGGTAATGTTAGCTTTAATATTTTTGGTTCTGTAATAAACGCCTGCCAAAATAATTCCTAAAAGAATTTTCGACAGAGCATAGATCCAATCTGTTCCGGTGCCAAAGGGTGCGTGAACGTAACCAAAAATAATTCCACTGAGAAGAATTGAAACAAATGGCCGGTTTAAAAAGAACCAATTCATAAAGATACCACGAAAAATTATTTCTTCTAATGTGGGAGCTACGATGACACTAAAAAGAATCAAGATTACCATATTATTTTGACCGATTAAATTTAAGGCGTCAACGTTAGCATTGCTGCTTTTCATAAATGGAACGGTTGCAAAATTGGTTAAAGCTACCAGGATAGTGGCGATAAGAATAATCAACCAGGTTTTTTTAGTAAATTTTTGAGTGGAAAAATTCTGGGCTTGTTTGAATACAAAAATAATTATGGTAGCTGAAACAATTAGTAATATAATAGTTATTATTGGCGCAATTTTTATATATGCCTGATACTTTGAACCTAATTGTTTTTTTGTTAAAGTTAAGATACTTAATGGGAGTTGTTCCAGTAAAAAGAGTAGGAAAAAGGCTATAATATGAAATATAGTTTTTATAGGATGATAACTGATTTTAGGATTATTCATTAAAATGCCACCTTATTTAAGATAATTATTAGAATTATTTGATAATTAGTGTTTTAATACTATAATGCTATGTGAGTTTTTTAAAGGGAGTGAATTAATGTTCAAGATTGCTCGAGGTAGGATCAATGTATTACAGGTGCTTGCGGCGGTTATTTTTATGATTTTTCAAGTCGTTGCAACGTTATACATTCCTAATCTGACATCAGACATTGTTAATAAGGGTGTTATTACCGGTGACAACAATTATATTGTCCATGCAGGGATGCAGATGATTTTAGTTTCGTTTATTAGCGTTATAGCAGCTTTTGGAAATGTTCTAATGGCGTCACAAGCGTCACAAGGTTTAGGACGTAAATTGAGATCCGATTTATTCAAGAAGATATTATACTTTACACACGATGAATTCGACAAGTTCGAAACGTCATCATTAACGACTAGAACGACTAATGATGTTGTGCAAATTCAAAATGTGATGATCATGATGTTAAGAATGATGATCATGGCACCAATCATGTTAATTGGTGCTAGTTTCATGGCTTATCAGAAAAATGCTGAGATGACTAAGATATTTTTGATTTCAATTCCTATCTTAATTGTTTTGGTTGGTGTTGTAATGTACTTTGCAGTGCCCTTATTTAAGGCTATGCAGAAAAAGACTGATCGTTTGAATTTGGTCTTTCGTGAGGGATTGACTGGTGTGCGTGTCATACGTGCCTTTAGACAGGATAAGTTCGAACAGAATCGTTTTGATAGTGCCAATAAAGATTACACTAACAATGCGGTAAAGGTATTTAGTATTGTCGCTTTGATGTTCCCAATCGTAACTCTGATCATGAGTGGAACTAACGTAGGGATCACTTGGCTAGGTGCACATTATATTGCCAATCAATCTATGGAAATTGGTAATATGATTGCCTTTATGACTTATGCTATGCAAATTTTAATGAGTTTTATGATTCTTTCAATGGTCTTTGTATTTGTTCCACGTGCTTCGGCTTCAGCTGCACGTATTCAAGAGGTTTTTGAAACAAAAAGTAAGATTGATGTTGTTGCTAAGCCAGCTAAGTTAAAAGATGAACCAGCTCTTAGTTTCAATGATGTTAATTTCAGATATACTGGTGCTGAAAAATTGGCCTTGTCAAATCTTAATTTCAAAGTAACTAAGGGGCAAACTTTGGCCATTATCGGTGGTACTGGTTCTGGTAAGAGTACTCTGATTAATTTAATTCCTAGATTTTATGATGCTGAAACTGGTATTGTAAGCATTAATGGGACTGATGTTAAGGCTTTGAGTACTGAAGACATCAACAATCGTGTTTCGATGGTTCCACAGACGGCTTATCTTTTCAGAGGAACAATTCGTGAGAATATGCTCTATGGTAAGGAGAAAGCTACCGATGAACAGATTTGGCATGCTTTAGAAGTAGCCCAAGCGGATGATTTCGTAAAAGAACTAGATGGTCAATTGGATGCTGAGGTTGAACAGGGTGGCGAAAACTTCTCTGGTGGTCAGAAACAACGTTTAGCCATTGCCAGAGCTTTGGTCAAAGATGCTTCGATCTATGTCTTTGATGATTCCTTCTCAGCACTTGATTTCAAGACTGACTTAAATCTCCGGACAGCTTTGAAGAATGATGAAAAAATCAGTCAGAGTGTCGTTGTTATTGTTGGTCAACGTATTTCAACTGTTGCTGATGCAGATCAAATTGTCGTCTTGGATAACGGTAAGATGGTCGGCCTCGGAACTCATGCAGAATTAAAAGAAAATAATAAGACTTACCAAGAAATAATTGAGTCTCAATTAAAGGAGGGTAAGTAATGGCTGAGAAAAAGAATCAATCGCCTTCAGTAGGACATGGTCCGGGTAATCATGGACCAGCAGTTGTAGTAAAGCCCAAGAACTTCTGGAGAACCACTGGACGTTTAGCTAAGTACATGTCTAGTTATATGGTCGGAATTGTTTTTGTATTGATTTTGGCAATTGCTTCCGCCGTCTTCCAAATTAAGACTCCTAAAATTTTAGGTGAAGCAACAACTGAAATTTATAAAGGTTTAATGACCGGTATGGCGCAACAAAAGGCCGGAATAAAGATCAATGGCTTGCCAATTAATTTTACAAAAATTGAACATATTATTTTAATTGTTATTTTAATGTATGTAGCTTCGGCCGTTTTCAATTTTATACAACAGTTTGTGATGACGCGAATTTCACAACGGACTGTTTATAAATTACGACTGGATCTAAAGGGCAAGATGGCTCGTTTGCCTATCGTGTACTATGATTCCCATTCTAATGGTGATATTATGTCACGTGCTATCAATGATATGGATAACATTGCCGGAACTTTGCAGCAAAGTTTGACGCAATTTGTTACTAGTACCGTTACATTTATCGGTGTTATCTGGATGATGCTTACAATCAGTTGGAAGATGACTCTGATTGCTTTGGCAACTGTGCCATTGAGTTTAATTGTTGTCGGAATAATTGCTCCTCAATCACAAAAATTCTTTAAACGTCAACAAACTTCTCTAGGTCTTCTCAATAATCAAGTTGAAGAAAACTACGCTGGACACGTTGTTGTTAAGAGTTTTAATCATGAACAAGATTCTATAGATGAATTTGAACAAGAAAATACTAAACTCTATAAGGCTTCTTGGAAAGCACAGATGATCTCTGGTATCGTTATGCCATTGATGATTTTTATCAATAACCTAGGTTATGTGTTGGTTGCCATTTATGGTGGAATGCAAGTTGCTAGTGGACATGTTTCTTTAGGTAATATTCAAGCTTTCTTGCAATATATGAATCAATTTTCACAACCAATTTCACAATTAGCCAACTTAACTAATACTATTCAGGCAACTATTGCGTCTGCTGAACGTGTCTTTGAAATTTTGGATGAACCTGAAATGGAAGAGACTAAAGTTGATGTTCCTGATGTTCAGACTGACGATAAAGTTACGCTTGATCATGTTAAGTTTGGTTATGAGAATAAGCCAATTTTATTGGAAGATTATAATTTGAATGTCAAACCAGGAGAAA
This sequence is a window from Companilactobacillus alimentarius DSM 20249. Protein-coding genes within it:
- a CDS encoding ABC transporter ATP-binding protein, whose product is MFKIARGRINVLQVLAAVIFMIFQVVATLYIPNLTSDIVNKGVITGDNNYIVHAGMQMILVSFISVIAAFGNVLMASQASQGLGRKLRSDLFKKILYFTHDEFDKFETSSLTTRTTNDVVQIQNVMIMMLRMMIMAPIMLIGASFMAYQKNAEMTKIFLISIPILIVLVGVVMYFAVPLFKAMQKKTDRLNLVFREGLTGVRVIRAFRQDKFEQNRFDSANKDYTNNAVKVFSIVALMFPIVTLIMSGTNVGITWLGAHYIANQSMEIGNMIAFMTYAMQILMSFMILSMVFVFVPRASASAARIQEVFETKSKIDVVAKPAKLKDEPALSFNDVNFRYTGAEKLALSNLNFKVTKGQTLAIIGGTGSGKSTLINLIPRFYDAETGIVSINGTDVKALSTEDINNRVSMVPQTAYLFRGTIRENMLYGKEKATDEQIWHALEVAQADDFVKELDGQLDAEVEQGGENFSGGQKQRLAIARALVKDASIYVFDDSFSALDFKTDLNLRTALKNDEKISQSVVVIVGQRISTVADADQIVVLDNGKMVGLGTHAELKENNKTYQEIIESQLKEGK
- a CDS encoding ABC transporter ATP-binding protein, whose translation is MAEKKNQSPSVGHGPGNHGPAVVVKPKNFWRTTGRLAKYMSSYMVGIVFVLILAIASAVFQIKTPKILGEATTEIYKGLMTGMAQQKAGIKINGLPINFTKIEHIILIVILMYVASAVFNFIQQFVMTRISQRTVYKLRLDLKGKMARLPIVYYDSHSNGDIMSRAINDMDNIAGTLQQSLTQFVTSTVTFIGVIWMMLTISWKMTLIALATVPLSLIVVGIIAPQSQKFFKRQQTSLGLLNNQVEENYAGHVVVKSFNHEQDSIDEFEQENTKLYKASWKAQMISGIVMPLMIFINNLGYVLVAIYGGMQVASGHVSLGNIQAFLQYMNQFSQPISQLANLTNTIQATIASAERVFEILDEPEMEETKVDVPDVQTDDKVTLDHVKFGYENKPILLEDYNLNVKPGEMIAIVGPTGAGKTTIINLLERFYDVKGGSIKLNGKDIRNMSREQVRSHYAMVLQDTWLFTGSIYDNLKYSREDATKDEIIESAKAAHVDNFVRQLPKGYDTVLNEEASNISQGQRQLITIARAFVADPEILILDEATSSVDTRTELHIQHAMERLLKNRTSFVVAHRLSTIQNADKIIVMNHGSIVETGNHDELMAKNGFYADLYNSQFAGNVAE
- a CDS encoding CPBP family intramembrane glutamic endopeptidase → MNNPKISYHPIKTIFHIIAFFLLFLLEQLPLSILTLTKKQLGSKYQAYIKIAPIITIILLIVSATIIIFVFKQAQNFSTQKFTKKTWLIILIATILVALTNFATVPFMKSSNANVDALNLIGQNNMVILILFSVIVAPTLEEIIFRGIFMNWFFLNRPFVSILLSGIIFGYVHAPFGTGTDWIYALSKILLGIILAGVYYRTKNIKANITVHFLNNFLAIFAGLAISGVI